One genomic segment of Mycolicibacterium gilvum includes these proteins:
- a CDS encoding DUF3145 domain-containing protein produces MRAANQFADATTGVVYIHASPAAVCPHVEWALSSTLNARANLKWTPQPAMPGQLRAVTNWVGPVGTGAQLANALRSWSVLRFEVTEDPSSGVDGHRWCHTPQLGLWSGAMSANGDVMVGEMRLRALMESGADMLAAELDSVLGTPWDEALEAYRDGGAGAEVSWLSRGVG; encoded by the coding sequence ATGCGTGCAGCGAACCAATTCGCCGACGCGACGACGGGCGTGGTGTACATCCACGCTTCGCCCGCGGCGGTGTGCCCGCATGTCGAGTGGGCGTTGTCGTCGACCCTCAATGCGAGGGCGAACCTGAAGTGGACTCCGCAACCGGCCATGCCCGGACAACTGCGCGCCGTCACCAACTGGGTCGGGCCCGTGGGCACCGGCGCCCAGCTGGCGAACGCGCTGCGCTCCTGGTCCGTGCTGCGCTTCGAGGTGACCGAGGACCCCAGCAGCGGAGTGGACGGCCACCGCTGGTGCCACACCCCTCAACTCGGGCTCTGGAGCGGCGCGATGAGCGCCAACGGCGACGTGATGGTCGGTGAGATGCGTCTGCGCGCGCTGATGGAGTCGGGTGCCGACATGCTGGCGGCCGAACTCGACTCGGTGCTGGGCACCCCGTGGGACGAGGCGCTGGAGGCCTACCGCGACGGCGGCGCGGGCGCCGAGGTCAGCTGGCTGAGCAGGGGCGTGGGCTAG
- a CDS encoding MBL fold metallo-hydrolase, translating to MNGGPIQRLVTSGTFELDGGSWDVDNNIWIVGDDKEVIVFDAAHTADPIIEAVGGRHVVAVVCTHGHNDHVTVAPQLGEALDAPVLLHPADEVLWRMTHPDSDFRSVADNETLRVAGTELHALHTPGHSPGSVCWHAPELNAVFSGDTLFQGGPGATGRSFSDFPTILESISGRLGTLPGETVVYTGHGDSTTVGDEIVHYDEWVARGN from the coding sequence GTGAACGGCGGACCCATCCAGCGGCTGGTCACCAGCGGCACGTTCGAACTCGACGGCGGCAGTTGGGATGTCGACAACAACATCTGGATCGTCGGGGACGACAAGGAGGTCATCGTCTTCGACGCGGCCCACACCGCGGACCCGATCATCGAGGCGGTGGGCGGCCGACACGTCGTCGCCGTGGTGTGCACCCACGGTCACAACGATCACGTGACCGTCGCACCCCAGCTCGGAGAGGCGCTCGACGCGCCGGTCCTGCTCCATCCCGCCGATGAGGTGCTGTGGCGGATGACGCACCCCGACAGCGACTTCCGATCGGTGGCCGACAACGAGACGCTGCGGGTCGCCGGCACCGAACTGCACGCGCTGCACACGCCGGGACACTCCCCCGGTTCGGTGTGCTGGCATGCGCCGGAGTTGAACGCGGTGTTCAGTGGCGACACCCTGTTCCAGGGCGGGCCCGGTGCGACCGGCCGGTCGTTCTCCGACTTCCCGACGATCCTGGAGTCGATCTCCGGGCGCCTGGGTACGTTGCCCGGCGAGACGGTGGTCTACACCGGGCACGGTGACTCGACGACGGTGGGCGACGAGATCGTGCACTACGACGAATGGGTCGCGCGGGGCAACTAG
- a CDS encoding NAD(P)H-dependent amine dehydrogenase family protein: MVIAEVVGHPRFELVGVGVSNPDKVGRDVGDICGLGRDLGLTATDDVDALIDLKPDALVHYGPTAARADANIELITRFLRAGIDVCSTAMTPWIWPTMHLNPPNWIEPVTVACELGESSCFTTGIDPGFANDLFPMTLMGLCSEVRTVRASELLDYTNYEGDYDREMGIGKPPEFTPMLENPDILVFAWGATVPMIAHAAGIMLDEITTTWDKWVTPDERRTAKGVIAPGNVAAVRFTINGVYRGETRIQLEHVNRIGHDAAPDWPSGTESDVYRVDIEGTPSIFQETAFRFTDGSGRDAAAAGCLATGLRALNAVPAVNDLSPGWVTALDLPLIPGVGTIR; the protein is encoded by the coding sequence ATGGTGATCGCCGAAGTGGTCGGACACCCGCGCTTCGAGCTGGTCGGGGTCGGCGTGAGCAACCCGGACAAGGTGGGCCGCGACGTCGGCGACATCTGCGGGCTGGGCAGAGACCTCGGGCTGACCGCGACCGATGACGTCGACGCGCTCATCGACCTCAAACCCGACGCGCTGGTGCACTACGGACCCACCGCGGCACGGGCGGACGCCAACATCGAGCTGATCACCCGGTTCCTGCGGGCGGGCATCGACGTCTGCTCCACGGCGATGACACCGTGGATCTGGCCCACGATGCACCTGAATCCACCCAATTGGATCGAACCCGTCACGGTGGCATGTGAACTCGGCGAGTCATCGTGCTTCACCACCGGCATCGATCCGGGGTTCGCCAACGATCTCTTCCCGATGACGCTCATGGGGTTGTGCTCGGAGGTCCGCACGGTGCGCGCGTCGGAGCTGTTGGACTACACCAACTACGAAGGCGACTACGACCGCGAGATGGGCATCGGTAAACCACCCGAGTTCACGCCGATGCTGGAGAACCCGGACATCCTGGTGTTCGCGTGGGGCGCGACGGTTCCGATGATCGCGCACGCCGCGGGCATCATGCTCGACGAGATCACCACCACCTGGGACAAATGGGTCACCCCCGACGAGCGCAGGACGGCCAAGGGCGTCATCGCGCCCGGCAACGTCGCGGCGGTCCGGTTCACCATCAACGGGGTGTACCGCGGTGAAACCCGCATCCAGCTCGAGCACGTCAACCGGATCGGTCACGACGCCGCACCCGACTGGCCGTCGGGCACCGAGAGCGACGTCTACCGCGTCGACATCGAAGGCACGCCGAGCATCTTCCAGGAGACGGCATTCCGGTTCACCGACGGATCCGGACGCGACGCCGCCGCGGCCGGATGCCTGGCCACCGGGCTGCGGGCATTGAACGCGGTGCCCGCGGTCAACGACCTGTCGCCGGGATGGGTGACCGCGCTGGATCTGCCGCTGATCCCCGGAGTGGGCACCATCCGTTAG
- a CDS encoding ABC transporter substrate-binding protein: protein MARTAVGAAVLAVCALVLSLTGCNTGERVDLGDGAGGALIAAIAGEPDQLDPHKTTAYFSFEVLENVFDTLVEPDQDLQMKPALAESWEVSPDQLTWTFRLRPGVTFHDGTPLAAEDVVFSYRRIIDEQLANSDKFSSVQAVEAPDPSTVVIRVDRPTPNMLTNLGGFKGMAIVSRANVESGRIATHPVGTGPFSFLGQKSGDSISLRANPDYWAGPPGVAGVTFRFIPEPSTALSALQAGEVDWTDSVPPQRVSQLRDDESLQLTVTPSNDYWYLALNQARAPWNDVRVRQAIAYAIDRDAIVQATSYGTAAANQLAIPEGNPWFTPYDRYREDGEEGLETARDLLRQANATPGDLDMLVTTEYPETVTAAQIVADNLAPLGITVNIRTVDFATWLDEQNSGNFDMLMMGWLGNIDPDDFYYAQHHTDGTSNAQKFSNPEVDRLLDAGRVETDEQTRKAGYARAATLIADEVSYIYLYNPSVIQAWNPALSGYEARRDGAVRFRSASLDSDGNV from the coding sequence ATGGCGAGAACAGCGGTGGGTGCCGCTGTTCTCGCCGTATGCGCTCTTGTCCTGTCGTTGACGGGCTGCAACACCGGCGAGCGCGTGGACCTCGGCGACGGCGCCGGCGGTGCGCTGATCGCGGCCATCGCGGGCGAACCCGATCAGCTCGATCCTCACAAGACCACGGCCTATTTCTCGTTCGAGGTCCTGGAGAACGTCTTCGACACGCTCGTCGAGCCCGATCAGGATCTGCAGATGAAGCCGGCGCTGGCCGAGTCGTGGGAGGTCAGCCCCGACCAACTGACCTGGACCTTCCGTCTGCGACCCGGGGTGACGTTCCATGACGGGACGCCGCTGGCGGCCGAGGACGTGGTGTTCTCCTACCGCCGCATCATCGACGAGCAACTCGCCAACTCCGACAAGTTCAGCTCGGTGCAGGCGGTGGAGGCGCCGGACCCCTCGACAGTGGTCATCCGGGTCGACCGTCCGACCCCGAACATGTTGACCAATCTCGGCGGCTTCAAGGGCATGGCCATCGTGTCGCGGGCCAACGTCGAGAGCGGACGGATCGCCACCCACCCGGTCGGCACCGGGCCGTTCAGTTTCCTGGGCCAGAAGAGCGGCGACTCGATCTCGCTGCGCGCCAACCCGGACTACTGGGCCGGTCCGCCGGGGGTTGCCGGGGTGACCTTCCGGTTCATCCCCGAGCCGTCGACGGCACTGTCGGCGCTGCAGGCCGGCGAGGTCGACTGGACCGACTCCGTTCCACCGCAACGAGTCTCGCAGCTGCGCGACGACGAGTCGTTGCAACTGACCGTCACGCCGAGCAACGACTACTGGTACCTGGCGCTCAACCAGGCGCGAGCACCGTGGAACGACGTGCGGGTGCGCCAGGCCATCGCCTACGCGATCGACCGCGACGCGATCGTGCAGGCCACCAGTTACGGCACCGCGGCGGCCAACCAACTCGCGATACCCGAGGGCAATCCGTGGTTCACGCCGTATGACAGGTACCGCGAGGACGGCGAGGAGGGCCTCGAGACCGCCCGGGACCTGTTGCGCCAGGCCAACGCAACGCCCGGCGACCTCGACATGCTCGTCACCACCGAGTATCCCGAAACCGTGACCGCGGCCCAGATCGTCGCGGACAACCTTGCCCCGCTGGGCATCACGGTGAACATCCGCACCGTCGACTTCGCGACCTGGCTCGACGAACAGAACTCGGGCAACTTCGACATGCTGATGATGGGGTGGTTGGGCAACATCGACCCCGACGACTTCTACTACGCCCAGCACCACACCGACGGCACCAGCAACGCACAGAAGTTCTCGAATCCCGAGGTGGACCGCCTCCTCGACGCCGGGCGCGTCGAGACCGATGAGCAGACACGCAAGGCCGGCTACGCACGCGCGGCCACCCTGATCGCCGACGAGGTCAGCTACATCTACCTGTACAACCCGTCGGTGATCCAGGCCTGGAACCCGGCGCTGTCGGGCTACGAGGCACGCCGCGACGGCGCGGTCCGCTTCCGCAGCGCCTCCCTGGATTCGGACGGGAACGTCTGA
- a CDS encoding SAM-dependent methyltransferase → MAESSIVVRPEPAGSQFYSAASRLQASGLVPAIEVFERAAAAVPLPKPPQPIVIADYGAANGLGSLLPISAAIAVLRNRTRPEHSVLVAHTDRPDNDFTALFDTLENDPDSYLHKDRATYVSAVGRSFYRQIIPSNSVNLGWSAWAIDWLTQTPCGIDGQLQVSFTSDADVRTAYGRQAARDWHEFVAFRGRELCPGGRLVVMTQGVGEDGAGGFEPMMTAMLDTLEEMAGARVLTADEVGRMCIPTVARSAADFRAPFAPSGRFEGLEIEHLEIFEASDRFWDRYRIDQDAHAFGARWAGFARSSVFSALAQALDGPAQRAADFFDVLEKGIADRMAASPGQTRIPLAHVVLHKRPKT, encoded by the coding sequence ATGGCTGAGTCCAGCATCGTCGTGCGTCCGGAACCGGCCGGTAGCCAGTTCTACAGTGCCGCGTCCCGTCTGCAGGCCTCCGGCCTGGTGCCGGCGATCGAGGTGTTCGAGCGGGCCGCCGCGGCGGTGCCGCTGCCGAAGCCGCCTCAGCCCATCGTGATCGCCGACTACGGCGCCGCCAACGGGCTGGGCTCACTGCTGCCGATCAGTGCGGCTATTGCGGTGCTGCGCAACCGAACCCGCCCCGAGCATTCGGTGCTCGTCGCCCACACCGACCGACCCGACAACGATTTCACGGCGCTGTTCGACACGCTGGAGAACGACCCGGACAGCTATCTGCACAAGGACAGGGCGACGTACGTCTCCGCCGTCGGGCGCTCCTTCTATCGTCAGATCATCCCGTCCAACAGTGTGAACCTGGGCTGGAGCGCGTGGGCGATCGACTGGCTGACCCAGACCCCGTGCGGTATCGACGGCCAGCTGCAGGTGAGTTTCACCTCCGATGCCGACGTGCGCACCGCCTACGGCAGGCAGGCCGCCCGCGACTGGCACGAGTTCGTCGCGTTCCGCGGTCGTGAGCTGTGTCCCGGCGGACGTCTGGTGGTGATGACCCAGGGCGTCGGCGAGGACGGTGCGGGCGGCTTCGAACCGATGATGACCGCGATGCTCGACACGCTCGAGGAGATGGCCGGCGCCCGGGTGCTGACCGCCGACGAGGTGGGACGCATGTGCATCCCGACGGTGGCGCGCAGCGCCGCGGACTTCCGGGCGCCGTTCGCGCCGTCGGGCCGCTTCGAAGGCCTGGAGATCGAGCACCTGGAGATCTTCGAAGCGTCCGACCGGTTCTGGGACCGGTACCGAATCGACCAGGACGCGCACGCTTTCGGCGCCCGCTGGGCCGGTTTCGCGCGCTCGTCGGTGTTCTCGGCGCTGGCGCAGGCGCTCGACGGCCCGGCCCAGCGTGCCGCGGATTTCTTCGACGTCCTGGAGAAGGGGATCGCCGACCGGATGGCCGCCTCCCCGGGGCAGACCCGGATCCCGCTCGCCCATGTCGTGCTGCACAAGCGGCCGAAGACCTAA
- a CDS encoding class I SAM-dependent methyltransferase, with product MTTLAENSAPSSETTEEFAQRIVGALDAASLALLVSIGHQTHLFDTMANLPPSTSTQIADAAGLNERYVREWLGGVAAGRIVDYDPAAQTFSLPAHRAAVLTRTAGPDNLARVTQFIPLLSEVEQKVIACFRDGGGLSYAEYPRFHTLMAEESGEVFDAALVDGILPMAEGLTDRLRQGVDVADFGCGSGHAVNVMAKAFPASRFTGIDFSEEGLAAGRDEARRLGLTNASFNATDVATYDAAESFDVITAFDAIHDQAHPARVLANIHSALRPGGTFLMVDIKSSSRLENNIGVPFAPYLYTVSAMHCMSVSLGLDGDGLGTCWGREVATTMLADAGFGDVQVREIESDPINYYYIARK from the coding sequence ATGACCACACTCGCAGAAAACTCGGCTCCCTCCTCGGAGACCACCGAGGAGTTCGCGCAGCGCATCGTCGGCGCCCTCGACGCCGCGAGCCTCGCCCTCCTGGTGTCCATCGGGCATCAGACGCACCTCTTTGACACCATGGCGAACCTCCCGCCGTCGACGAGCACCCAGATCGCCGACGCGGCCGGTCTCAACGAGCGCTATGTCAGGGAGTGGCTCGGAGGAGTCGCCGCGGGCCGCATCGTCGACTACGACCCTGCGGCACAGACCTTTTCACTACCCGCCCACCGCGCCGCGGTGCTCACCAGGACTGCCGGCCCGGACAATCTCGCCCGTGTCACCCAGTTCATCCCGCTGCTCAGCGAGGTCGAACAGAAGGTGATCGCGTGCTTCCGCGACGGTGGCGGGCTGTCCTACGCCGAGTATCCGCGCTTCCACACGCTGATGGCCGAGGAGAGCGGCGAGGTGTTCGACGCCGCGCTCGTCGACGGGATTCTCCCGATGGCCGAGGGTCTCACCGACCGGTTGCGGCAGGGCGTCGATGTCGCCGATTTCGGTTGCGGCAGTGGGCACGCCGTCAACGTGATGGCGAAGGCCTTTCCGGCGAGCCGTTTCACCGGCATCGACTTCTCCGAGGAAGGGCTGGCGGCAGGTAGAGACGAGGCCCGGCGCCTCGGGTTGACCAACGCGTCGTTCAACGCCACGGACGTCGCCACCTACGACGCCGCCGAGTCCTTCGACGTGATCACGGCCTTCGACGCCATCCACGACCAGGCCCATCCCGCACGAGTGCTCGCCAACATCCATTCGGCGCTGCGGCCCGGCGGCACGTTCCTGATGGTCGACATCAAGTCCTCCAGCCGGCTGGAGAACAACATCGGGGTGCCGTTCGCGCCGTATCTGTACACGGTGTCGGCGATGCACTGCATGAGCGTGTCGCTGGGTCTGGACGGTGACGGGCTCGGGACGTGCTGGGGGCGTGAGGTCGCGACCACGATGCTCGCCGACGCCGGCTTCGGCGACGTGCAGGTCCGCGAGATCGAGTCCGACCCGATCAACTACTACTACATCGCGAGGAAGTGA
- a CDS encoding S-(hydroxymethyl)mycothiol dehydrogenase, which produces MTQTVRGVIARAKGRPVEVVDVVIPDPGPGEVVVDIQACGVCHTDLTYRDGGINDEFPFLLGHEAAGIVETVGQGVTNVAPGDFVILNWRAVCGQCRACKRGRPHLCFDTHNAAQKMTLTDGTELTPALGIGAFADKTLVHEGQCTKVDPAADPAAAGLLGCGVMAGLGAAINTGGITRDDTVAVIGCGGVGDAAIAGAALVGAKTIIAVDTDNRKLDWARQFGATHTINARDLDPVATIQDLTDGFGTDVVIDAVGRPETWKQAFYARDLAGTVVLVGVPTPDMTLDMPLIDFFSRGGSLKSSWYGDCLPERDFPTLISLYLQGRFPLDKFVSERIGLDQIEDAFHKMHAGSDDVVLRSVVVL; this is translated from the coding sequence ATGACTCAGACAGTGCGTGGTGTGATTGCGCGGGCCAAGGGCCGGCCGGTCGAGGTGGTCGATGTCGTGATTCCCGACCCCGGGCCCGGCGAGGTCGTCGTCGACATCCAGGCCTGCGGGGTCTGCCACACCGACCTGACCTACCGCGACGGCGGCATCAACGACGAGTTCCCGTTCCTGCTCGGCCACGAAGCCGCCGGCATCGTCGAAACCGTCGGCCAGGGCGTCACCAACGTCGCCCCCGGCGACTTCGTCATCCTCAACTGGCGCGCGGTCTGCGGACAGTGCCGCGCCTGCAAACGCGGCCGCCCCCACCTGTGTTTCGACACCCACAACGCCGCCCAGAAAATGACACTGACCGACGGCACCGAACTCACCCCCGCCCTGGGCATCGGCGCCTTCGCCGACAAAACCCTCGTCCACGAAGGCCAATGCACCAAAGTCGACCCCGCCGCTGACCCCGCCGCCGCCGGCCTGCTCGGCTGCGGCGTGATGGCCGGCCTCGGCGCAGCCATCAACACCGGCGGGATCACCCGCGACGACACCGTCGCCGTCATCGGCTGCGGCGGCGTCGGCGACGCCGCCATCGCCGGCGCCGCCCTGGTCGGGGCCAAGACGATCATCGCCGTCGACACCGACAACCGGAAACTGGACTGGGCCCGCCAATTCGGCGCCACCCACACCATCAACGCCCGCGACCTCGACCCCGTGGCGACCATCCAGGACCTCACCGACGGATTCGGCACCGACGTCGTCATCGACGCCGTCGGCCGCCCCGAGACCTGGAAACAGGCCTTCTACGCCCGCGACCTCGCCGGCACCGTCGTCCTCGTCGGCGTCCCCACCCCCGACATGACCCTCGACATGCCGCTGATCGACTTCTTCTCCCGCGGCGGATCACTCAAATCCTCCTGGTACGGAGACTGCCTCCCCGAGCGCGACTTCCCCACCCTCATCTCGCTCTACCTGCAAGGCAGATTCCCGCTCGACAAGTTCGTCTCCGAACGCATCGGACTCGACCAGATCGAAGACGCGTTCCACAAGATGCACGCCGGCAGCGACGATGTAGTCCTGCGCTCGGTGGTGGTCCTGTGA
- a CDS encoding serine hydrolase domain-containing protein: MSALDVLSDWPVPNVAAAVVGGKGVLADHGDTRHRFPLASVTKLLVARAAQIAVEEGAVELDSAAGPTGSTVRHLLAHTAGYEMTSSKVIARPGTRRVYSNYGFTVLAETIESESLIPFPDYLAESVFAPLNLGDTDLDGGAEAAGYGVTSTVEDLVAFAGDLLTPALVSQQMHDDAISVQFPGLDGVLPGFGVQRPNDWGLGFEIRDGKSPHWTGGGNSPGTFGHFGQSGTFLWVDPGASVALIVLTDRTFGDWAHAVMPALSDEVLREFGAD, from the coding sequence ATGAGCGCACTCGACGTCCTGAGCGACTGGCCGGTCCCCAACGTCGCTGCCGCGGTGGTCGGCGGCAAGGGCGTGCTGGCCGATCACGGTGACACCCGGCACCGGTTCCCGCTCGCCTCGGTGACCAAGCTGCTCGTCGCCCGCGCGGCGCAGATCGCCGTCGAGGAGGGCGCGGTCGAACTCGACTCGGCTGCGGGTCCGACCGGGTCGACGGTGCGGCATCTGCTCGCCCACACCGCCGGCTACGAGATGACCTCCTCGAAGGTGATCGCCCGGCCCGGGACGCGGCGGGTCTACTCCAACTACGGGTTCACCGTGCTGGCCGAGACGATCGAGTCGGAGTCGTTGATCCCGTTCCCCGACTACCTTGCCGAGTCGGTGTTCGCGCCGCTGAACCTGGGCGACACCGACCTCGATGGCGGGGCCGAGGCCGCCGGCTACGGCGTGACGTCCACGGTCGAGGATCTGGTCGCCTTCGCCGGCGACCTGCTGACGCCGGCGCTGGTGTCGCAGCAGATGCACGACGACGCGATCAGTGTGCAGTTCCCGGGGCTCGACGGGGTGCTGCCGGGCTTCGGTGTGCAACGTCCCAATGACTGGGGGCTGGGCTTCGAGATCCGGGACGGCAAATCGCCGCACTGGACCGGGGGCGGCAACTCGCCGGGGACGTTCGGCCATTTCGGCCAGTCGGGGACGTTTCTGTGGGTCGATCCCGGGGCGTCGGTGGCGCTCATCGTGCTGACCGACCGCACATTCGGTGACTGGGCGCATGCGGTGATGCCGGCCCTGTCTGATGAAGTCCTAAGAGAGTTCGGGGCGGACTAG
- a CDS encoding ABC transporter permease — translation MPILRFVARRLLYSAVVMFGVLVVVFALVHLVPGDPVRIALGTRYTPEAYEALRAASGLDRPLVSQFFGYLGSALTGDLGVSFRNGDPVTVTLLERLPATLSLGLAGIVIALAIALPAGIYAALREGRLSDALVRISSQFGVSIPDFWMGILLIALFSTVLGWLPTSGYRPLFEDPAGWLRHIILPALTVAVVAAAIMTRYVRAAVLEVASMGYVRTARSKGLTPRVVTFRHTVRNALVPILTITGIQLATLLGGVIVVEVVFAWPGLGRLVFNAVAARDYPLIQGAVLLIAALFLLINLLVDVLYAVVDPRIRLG, via the coding sequence GTGCCCATCCTCCGGTTCGTCGCACGTCGCCTGCTGTACTCGGCGGTGGTGATGTTCGGTGTCCTGGTGGTGGTCTTCGCGCTCGTACACCTGGTGCCCGGCGACCCGGTGCGCATCGCGCTGGGCACTCGCTACACCCCTGAGGCGTACGAAGCCCTCAGGGCGGCAAGCGGTCTGGACCGCCCCCTGGTATCGCAGTTCTTCGGCTACCTCGGCTCGGCACTGACCGGCGATCTGGGCGTCAGCTTCCGCAACGGCGACCCGGTGACGGTCACCCTGCTCGAACGGTTGCCGGCGACCCTGTCGCTGGGCCTGGCCGGCATCGTGATCGCGCTGGCGATCGCGCTGCCCGCCGGTATCTACGCCGCGCTGCGGGAAGGCAGGCTCAGCGACGCCCTGGTACGCATCAGCAGTCAGTTCGGCGTCTCCATCCCCGATTTCTGGATGGGAATCCTGCTGATCGCGCTGTTCTCCACCGTCCTGGGCTGGCTGCCGACCTCCGGATACCGGCCGCTGTTCGAGGATCCCGCCGGATGGTTACGCCACATCATCCTGCCCGCGTTGACCGTTGCCGTCGTGGCCGCGGCCATCATGACGCGCTACGTCCGAGCGGCGGTCCTGGAGGTCGCCTCCATGGGCTACGTGCGCACCGCCCGATCCAAGGGTCTGACGCCGCGCGTCGTGACGTTCCGGCACACGGTGCGCAACGCGCTGGTGCCGATCCTGACGATCACCGGGATCCAGTTGGCCACGCTGCTGGGTGGCGTGATCGTCGTCGAGGTCGTGTTCGCGTGGCCGGGGTTGGGCCGCCTGGTGTTCAACGCCGTCGCCGCACGCGACTATCCGCTGATCCAAGGTGCGGTGCTGTTGATCGCAGCACTCTTCCTGCTGATCAACCTGCTCGTCGACGTGCTGTACGCCGTCGTGGACCCGAGGATCAGGCTGGGATGA
- a CDS encoding diacylglycerol kinase, whose amino-acid sequence MTRVTVLTNPASGHGSASHAAERAITRLHRRGVDVVAIAGRDAVHARQLVEGALERDMDALVVVGGDGIISLALQVLAQTDIPLGVIPAGTGNDHAREFGIPTGDPEAAADVVVDGVSDHVDLGRISGADGTVRWFGTVMAAGFDSLVTDRTNRMRWPHGRMRYNLAMVAEISKLRLLPFRLSFDGDEISTQLTLAAFGNTRSYGGGMKICPGADPRDGLLDVTMVASASRTRLIRLFPTVFKGTHVNLDEVSTRRARTITVDSPGINSYADGEYVCPLPVEVSAVPKALKILRPA is encoded by the coding sequence GTGACACGAGTCACGGTCCTGACGAATCCGGCGTCCGGGCACGGCAGCGCGTCGCACGCCGCCGAACGGGCGATCACCCGGCTGCACCGGCGCGGTGTCGACGTCGTCGCCATCGCGGGACGCGACGCCGTCCACGCCCGTCAGCTCGTCGAGGGCGCGCTGGAACGCGACATGGACGCGCTCGTCGTGGTCGGCGGTGACGGCATCATCTCGTTGGCGCTGCAGGTGCTGGCACAGACGGACATACCGCTGGGCGTGATCCCGGCGGGCACCGGAAACGACCACGCCCGCGAGTTCGGGATCCCCACCGGGGATCCCGAGGCCGCCGCCGACGTCGTCGTCGACGGTGTCTCCGACCACGTGGATCTGGGCCGTATCTCGGGGGCCGACGGCACCGTGCGGTGGTTCGGCACCGTGATGGCCGCCGGCTTCGATTCCCTGGTCACCGACCGGACCAACCGGATGCGGTGGCCGCACGGACGGATGCGCTACAACCTCGCGATGGTCGCCGAGATCTCGAAGCTGCGGCTGCTGCCGTTCCGGTTGTCGTTCGACGGCGACGAGATCAGCACGCAGCTCACGCTGGCCGCGTTCGGCAACACCCGCAGCTACGGCGGCGGCATGAAGATCTGCCCGGGCGCCGACCCGCGGGACGGCCTGCTCGACGTGACGATGGTCGCCTCGGCGTCACGGACACGGCTGATCCGGCTCTTTCCGACGGTGTTCAAGGGCACGCATGTGAATCTCGACGAGGTGTCCACCCGGCGGGCACGCACCATCACCGTCGACTCTCCCGGCATCAACTCCTACGCCGACGGCGAGTACGTCTGCCCGCTTCCGGTCGAGGTGTCGGCGGTGCCGAAGGCCCTGAAGATCCTCCGCCCTGCCTAG
- a CDS encoding dioxygenase family protein, producing the protein MSDRLPAVFLSHGAPPLVDSDVWVAELEAWARALPTPSAILVVSAHWEAAPLTIGSTDARTPLTYDFWGFPDRFYDVTYAAPGAARLAAYVERLMRGAEPVRHDPDRRLDHGAYVPLTVMYPDADIPVLQVSLPTLDPERLVSLGERLRPLRDDGVLILGSGFTTHGLPFLHDWTPDAAPPGWSVDFDEWVSERMAAGDVDALIDFRAKAPGMPYAHPTIEHFAPLFVALGASDDPGQRPNQVIDGYWMGLAKRSVELV; encoded by the coding sequence ATGTCTGACCGCCTGCCCGCGGTGTTCCTCTCCCACGGCGCGCCGCCTCTGGTCGACAGTGACGTCTGGGTGGCCGAACTCGAGGCGTGGGCGAGGGCATTGCCCACGCCCTCGGCCATCCTCGTCGTCTCCGCGCACTGGGAGGCCGCGCCGTTGACGATCGGGTCCACCGATGCGCGCACACCGTTGACCTACGACTTCTGGGGCTTCCCCGACCGCTTCTACGACGTGACCTACGCCGCGCCGGGCGCGGCCCGTCTGGCCGCCTACGTCGAGAGGTTGATGCGCGGCGCCGAACCCGTGCGCCACGATCCCGACCGCCGCCTCGATCACGGCGCCTACGTGCCGCTGACGGTGATGTACCCCGACGCCGATATCCCCGTTCTGCAGGTCTCGCTGCCGACCCTCGATCCGGAACGCCTGGTGTCCCTCGGCGAACGACTCCGGCCGCTGCGCGACGACGGCGTGCTCATCCTCGGGTCGGGCTTCACCACCCATGGGCTGCCCTTCCTGCACGACTGGACTCCCGACGCGGCGCCGCCGGGCTGGTCGGTCGACTTCGACGAGTGGGTGAGCGAGCGGATGGCGGCCGGGGATGTGGACGCGCTCATCGACTTTCGCGCCAAAGCACCCGGCATGCCGTACGCCCACCCGACCATCGAGCACTTCGCGCCGCTGTTCGTGGCACTGGGCGCGTCCGACGACCCCGGGCAGCGGCCCAACCAGGTGATCGACGGTTATTGGATGGGACTCGCTAAACGGTCGGTCGAACTGGTCTGA